From a region of the Rathayibacter sp. VKM Ac-2804 genome:
- a CDS encoding RNA degradosome polyphosphate kinase, with the protein MDGDNLILEDGLSDDLDDDFDDEEEGHSDPLLPDDRYLDRELSWLAFNQRVLELAEDPLVPALERANFLAIFSSNLDEFFMVRVAGLKRRILTGLALPTNIGRVPVDVLTDISEKAHLLQQRHSRAFKELVEPALRDAGIDIVRWSELSDAERAVLDDYFSAQVFPVLMPLAVDPAHPFPYISGLSLNLSVRVRNPKTQKTEFARLKVPQMLPRFVRIAGVAAPGEPMRFISLEDLIANQLDDLFPGMEILDHHVFRVTRNEDVEVDEDETENLIKALEKELLRRRFGPPIRLEVTDDMDDETLGLLVRELDITTQEVYKLPAPLDLGGLFSLQKIDRPDLKYPNHVPTTAVQLSPSEPNQRQDIFKAVSRGDVLLHHPYESFATSVQAFLEQAAADPDVLAIKQTLYRTSGDSPIVEALIDAAESGKQVLALVEIKARFDEKANISWARKLEKAGVHVVYGLVGLKTHCKLALVIRQEKGGVLRHYSHIGTGNYNPKTSRIYEDLGLLTADPEVGKDLTRLFNELSGYAIEKKFKRLLVAPRHLRKGLLKRIAAETENARAGRPSGIRIKMNSIVDESVIDALYRASQAGVPVDVWVRGICGLKPGQEGLSETIRVRSILGRYLEHSRIFSFVNGGEPEVFIGSADMMHRNLDRRVEALVRIVEPAHLSEIADMFDRAMDEKTASWWLGPDGIWTRHHLDEDGAPLSDLQNRLMAHITHRKRTATRTGSRASTR; encoded by the coding sequence ATGGACGGCGACAACCTGATTCTCGAAGACGGCCTGAGCGATGACCTCGACGACGACTTCGACGACGAGGAGGAGGGTCACTCCGACCCCCTGCTGCCGGACGACCGCTACCTCGACCGCGAGCTGAGCTGGCTGGCGTTCAACCAGCGCGTGCTCGAGCTGGCCGAGGACCCGCTGGTGCCCGCGCTCGAGCGCGCCAACTTCCTCGCGATCTTCTCGTCCAACCTCGACGAGTTCTTCATGGTCCGCGTGGCCGGGCTGAAGCGCCGCATCCTCACCGGCCTGGCGCTGCCGACCAACATCGGGCGGGTGCCGGTCGACGTGCTGACCGACATCTCCGAGAAGGCGCACCTGCTGCAGCAGCGGCACTCGCGCGCCTTCAAGGAGCTCGTCGAGCCGGCCCTGCGGGACGCCGGCATCGACATCGTGCGCTGGAGCGAGCTCAGCGACGCCGAGCGCGCGGTGCTCGACGACTACTTCTCCGCGCAGGTGTTCCCCGTGCTGATGCCGCTGGCCGTCGACCCGGCGCACCCGTTCCCCTACATCTCCGGGCTCTCGCTCAACCTCTCGGTCCGGGTGCGCAATCCGAAGACCCAGAAGACCGAGTTCGCCCGCCTCAAGGTGCCGCAGATGCTGCCGCGCTTCGTGCGGATCGCGGGTGTCGCCGCCCCGGGCGAGCCGATGCGCTTCATCTCGCTCGAGGACCTCATCGCGAACCAGCTCGACGACCTCTTCCCGGGCATGGAGATCCTCGACCACCACGTCTTCCGGGTCACCCGCAACGAGGACGTCGAGGTCGACGAGGACGAGACCGAGAACCTGATCAAGGCGCTCGAGAAGGAGCTGCTGCGTCGTCGCTTCGGCCCGCCCATCCGCCTCGAGGTGACCGACGACATGGACGACGAGACCCTCGGGCTCCTCGTCCGCGAGCTCGACATCACCACGCAGGAGGTCTACAAGCTCCCCGCGCCGCTCGACCTCGGCGGTCTGTTCAGCCTGCAGAAGATCGACCGGCCGGACCTCAAGTACCCGAATCACGTCCCGACGACGGCCGTCCAGCTCTCGCCGAGCGAGCCGAACCAGCGCCAGGACATCTTCAAGGCCGTCTCGCGCGGCGACGTGCTGCTGCACCACCCCTACGAGTCCTTCGCGACGAGCGTCCAGGCGTTCCTCGAGCAGGCGGCGGCCGACCCGGACGTGCTCGCGATCAAGCAGACGCTCTACCGCACCTCGGGCGACTCCCCCATCGTCGAGGCGCTGATCGACGCGGCGGAGTCGGGCAAGCAGGTGCTCGCGCTCGTCGAGATCAAGGCGCGCTTCGACGAGAAGGCCAACATCTCCTGGGCTCGCAAGCTCGAGAAGGCCGGCGTGCACGTGGTCTACGGCCTCGTCGGGCTGAAGACGCACTGCAAGCTCGCGCTGGTCATCCGGCAGGAGAAGGGCGGGGTGCTCCGGCACTACTCCCACATCGGCACCGGCAACTACAACCCGAAGACCTCGCGCATCTACGAGGACCTCGGCCTGCTGACCGCCGACCCCGAGGTCGGCAAGGACCTGACCCGCCTCTTCAACGAGCTCTCGGGCTACGCGATCGAGAAGAAGTTCAAGCGCCTGCTGGTCGCACCGCGCCACCTGCGCAAGGGACTGCTCAAGCGCATCGCCGCCGAGACCGAGAACGCCCGCGCCGGCCGCCCCTCCGGTATCCGGATCAAGATGAACTCGATCGTGGACGAGTCCGTGATCGACGCGCTGTACCGGGCGAGCCAGGCCGGCGTGCCCGTCGACGTGTGGGTCCGCGGCATCTGCGGGTTGAAGCCCGGGCAGGAGGGGCTCTCCGAGACCATCCGCGTCCGCTCGATCCTGGGGCGCTACCTCGAGCACTCCCGCATCTTCAGCTTCGTCAACGGCGGCGAGCCCGAGGTGTTCATCGGCAGCGCCGACATGATGCACCGCAACCTCGACCGCCGCGTCGAGGCCCTCGTCCGGATCGTCGAGCCGGCGCACCTCAGCGAGATCGCGGACATGTTCGACCGGGCGATGGACGAGAAGACGGCCTCCTGGTGGCTCGGCCCGGACGGGATCTGGACCCGCCACCACCTCGACGAGGACGGCGCTCCCCTCTCCGATCTGCAGAACCGGCTGATGGCGCACATCACGCATCGCAAGCGCACGGCGACGCGGACCGGCTCCCGAGCCTCCACCCGCTGA
- the mshD gene encoding mycothiol synthase: MNESLNLSVENLADPAVAAGLEHLIGRASWFDGRPPFSDQTLIDARAGSRTLLVGLRADVVVAAAVLGQGELEFVVDPEWRGVGFGRAVLDQVLASGRTGLLAWAHGDHPAARALAASHDFAPVRTLLHLALDPLVAPPVRVPEGFTLSDARDLDPAEWVALNARVFAAHPEQGRITEDDLAARRAEPWYEDEDFLLLRDAQGALVGYDWLKIEPESTTGEIYVLGVAPETAGRGLGRTLLGAGLARMVARGCTVADLYVEAENRSAVALYRSLGFTDAAVDVQYLHRRPAVR, encoded by the coding sequence ATGAACGAGTCGCTCAATCTCTCGGTTGAGAACCTGGCCGATCCCGCCGTCGCCGCGGGGCTCGAGCACCTGATCGGCCGGGCCTCCTGGTTCGACGGCCGGCCGCCGTTCAGCGATCAGACGCTGATCGACGCGCGCGCGGGCTCGCGGACGCTGCTCGTCGGCCTCCGCGCCGACGTCGTGGTCGCAGCCGCCGTGCTCGGCCAGGGCGAGCTCGAGTTCGTCGTCGATCCGGAGTGGCGCGGGGTCGGCTTCGGCCGCGCCGTCCTCGACCAGGTGCTGGCGAGCGGGCGCACCGGGCTGCTGGCCTGGGCGCACGGCGACCACCCGGCGGCCAGAGCCCTCGCCGCCTCGCACGACTTCGCGCCGGTGCGGACGCTCCTGCACCTCGCGCTGGACCCGCTCGTCGCCCCGCCGGTGCGCGTCCCCGAGGGCTTCACGCTCTCGGACGCGCGCGACCTCGATCCGGCCGAGTGGGTCGCCCTCAACGCCCGCGTCTTCGCCGCGCATCCCGAGCAGGGGCGGATCACCGAGGACGACCTGGCCGCGCGCCGGGCCGAGCCTTGGTACGAGGACGAGGACTTCCTTCTCCTCCGTGACGCCCAGGGCGCGCTGGTCGGCTACGACTGGCTGAAGATCGAGCCGGAGTCGACCACGGGCGAGATCTACGTGCTCGGCGTGGCCCCCGAGACGGCGGGTCGCGGACTCGGCCGGACGCTCCTCGGGGCGGGACTCGCCCGGATGGTCGCGCGCGGCTGCACCGTCGCGGACCTCTACGTGGAGGCGGAGAACCGCTCCGCGGTGGCGCTCTACCGCTCCCTCGGCTTCACCGATGCCGCCGTCGACGTGCAGTACCTGCACCGCCGCCCCGCGGTGCGCTGA
- a CDS encoding response regulator transcription factor yields MAQLLILTSAGGSEVLPALGLLSHKTRQIPAEPAHLVNAPSCDLIFVDARQDLASAKSLCKILTTTGINVPLILILTEGGLTAVSADWGVNDVILDSAGPAEVDARIRLVIGRLAQEQSTSRIQASGVVIDEASYSAKVHGRPLDLTFKEFELLRFFATHPSRVFTREQLLSEVWGYDYFGGTRTVDVHVRRLRAKLGDLESLIGTVRNVGYRFNVYEEDNERVAQSLG; encoded by the coding sequence GTGGCGCAGTTGTTGATACTGACCTCAGCCGGTGGCTCCGAGGTCCTCCCCGCGCTGGGCCTGCTCAGCCACAAGACCCGGCAGATCCCCGCGGAGCCGGCGCACCTCGTGAACGCTCCCAGCTGCGATCTGATCTTCGTCGACGCCCGGCAGGACCTGGCGAGTGCGAAGTCGCTCTGCAAGATCCTGACCACCACCGGCATCAACGTCCCGCTGATCCTGATCCTCACCGAGGGCGGGCTCACCGCGGTCTCGGCCGACTGGGGCGTGAACGACGTCATCCTCGACTCCGCCGGCCCCGCCGAGGTCGACGCGCGCATCCGCCTCGTCATCGGCCGCCTCGCGCAGGAGCAGTCGACCTCGCGGATCCAGGCCTCCGGCGTCGTCATCGACGAGGCGAGCTACTCGGCGAAGGTGCACGGGCGACCGCTCGACCTCACCTTCAAGGAGTTCGAGCTGCTGCGCTTCTTCGCGACCCACCCGTCGCGCGTCTTCACCCGCGAGCAGCTGCTCAGCGAGGTCTGGGGCTACGACTACTTCGGCGGCACCCGCACGGTCGACGTGCACGTGCGCCGCCTGCGCGCCAAGCTCGGCGATCTCGAATCGCTCATCGGCACGGTGCGCAACGTCGGCTACCGCTTCAACGTGTACGAAGAGGACAATGAACGAGTCGCTCAATCTCTCGGTTGA
- a CDS encoding FABP family protein, producing MISLPSGLPPELVPLSWLLGVWEGSGVIDYAVGDDSVQAEFGHRVSFSYDGLPYLNYSSYTWLLEDDSEVGHRPLVSEMGYWRLSRPLTDADAGPAMLPGRGAPAFPDAESVETLRNGAGGFDIEVALVHPDGVSELYLGQVKGPRIDLATDAVMRTAAAKDYAAATRLYGLVDDHLLWAWDIAALGQGLRTHSSGRLARVE from the coding sequence TTGATCTCCCTCCCCTCGGGCCTCCCGCCCGAACTCGTCCCGCTCTCCTGGTTGCTCGGCGTCTGGGAGGGATCGGGCGTCATCGACTACGCCGTCGGCGACGACTCCGTGCAGGCCGAGTTCGGCCACCGCGTGAGCTTCAGCTACGACGGCCTGCCGTACCTCAACTACAGCTCGTACACCTGGCTGCTCGAGGACGACAGCGAGGTCGGCCACCGGCCGCTCGTGAGCGAGATGGGCTACTGGCGGCTCAGCAGGCCGCTCACCGACGCCGACGCGGGCCCCGCGATGCTGCCGGGTCGCGGCGCTCCCGCCTTCCCCGACGCCGAGTCGGTCGAGACGCTGCGCAACGGCGCGGGCGGCTTCGACATCGAGGTCGCGCTCGTGCACCCCGACGGCGTCAGCGAGCTCTACCTCGGCCAGGTCAAGGGCCCGCGGATCGACCTCGCGACCGACGCGGTCATGCGCACCGCGGCCGCGAAGGACTACGCGGCCGCCACCCGCCTCTACGGCCTCGTCGACGACCACCTGCTCTGGGCATGGGACATCGCCGCGCTCGGCCAGGGGCTCCGCACCCACTCCTCCGGAAGGCTCGCCCGTGTCGAATGA
- a CDS encoding folate-binding protein has product MSSEPVPISPLLSAPGAVVGTSAAEPGVAAHYGEPFREQRALAAGTAVVDLSGRGVVTVTGPDRLTWLDSLTSQALTRLAPGDSAETLLLDPSGRIEHLIRVVDDGETAWLLLDRDETPRLAAWLDRMRFMLRVEIADRTAEFATLATLGDGPATALALELAGESGISWLDPWAQVQPGGWQYALAPVHPATGWTARETLVPREALERLADRARVAGVTLAGSDALEALRIAAWRPRHATEVDDRSIPHELDLLRSSVHLAKGCYRGQETVAKVHNLGHPPRRLVLLQLDGSDSALPGHGDVVTALKGGEPVEVGTVTASAWHYEEGPIALAVVKRSVPVDLELTVLAGEIRVSAAQEVVVPPGAGAEAGVPRLPRLGAATR; this is encoded by the coding sequence GTGTCCTCCGAGCCGGTGCCGATCTCGCCGCTCCTCTCCGCGCCCGGCGCCGTCGTCGGCACCAGCGCGGCCGAGCCCGGCGTCGCCGCGCACTACGGCGAGCCGTTCCGCGAGCAGCGGGCGCTCGCCGCGGGCACCGCGGTCGTCGACCTCTCGGGCCGCGGCGTCGTCACCGTCACCGGCCCCGACCGCCTCACCTGGCTCGACTCGCTGACCAGCCAGGCGCTCACGCGCCTCGCCCCCGGCGACTCGGCCGAGACCCTGCTGCTGGACCCGTCCGGCCGGATCGAGCACCTGATCCGCGTCGTCGACGACGGCGAGACCGCGTGGCTGCTCCTCGACCGCGACGAGACACCGAGGCTCGCGGCCTGGCTCGACCGCATGCGCTTCATGCTCCGCGTCGAGATCGCCGACCGCACGGCCGAGTTCGCGACGCTCGCGACGCTCGGCGACGGCCCCGCCACCGCGCTGGCCCTCGAGCTCGCGGGGGAGTCCGGCATCAGCTGGCTCGACCCGTGGGCGCAGGTGCAGCCCGGCGGCTGGCAGTACGCCCTCGCCCCGGTCCACCCCGCGACCGGGTGGACCGCCCGCGAGACCCTCGTCCCGCGCGAGGCGCTCGAGCGGCTCGCGGACCGGGCCCGCGTCGCCGGCGTCACCCTGGCCGGCTCCGACGCCCTCGAGGCGCTCCGCATCGCCGCCTGGCGCCCGCGGCACGCGACCGAGGTCGACGACCGGTCGATCCCGCACGAGCTCGACCTGCTCCGCTCCTCCGTGCACCTGGCCAAGGGCTGCTACCGCGGGCAGGAGACGGTCGCCAAGGTGCACAATCTCGGCCACCCGCCCCGCCGCCTCGTGCTGCTGCAGCTCGACGGCTCCGACTCCGCCCTGCCCGGGCACGGCGACGTCGTCACGGCACTCAAGGGCGGCGAGCCCGTCGAAGTGGGCACCGTCACCGCGAGCGCCTGGCACTACGAGGAGGGCCCCATCGCCCTCGCCGTGGTGAAGCGCTCGGTTCCGGTCGACCTCGAGCTCACCGTGCTCGCCGGCGAGATCCGCGTCTCGGCCGCGCAGGAGGTCGTCGTCCCGCCCGGTGCCGGTGCGGAGGCGGGAGTGCCCCGCCTGCCCCGGCTCGGGGCAGCGACCAGGTAG
- a CDS encoding FUSC family protein, with translation MVAAGPARRDRAAARIRALVRVDDLRPGRGVARAAASLPAVLQIVLAAILAYSVSRFVFGHPAPVLSLTATISSLGIARDTRPKQVAETAIGMLIGITASEVLLLLWGTGVWQLAVVLAIVFTVGRALSPSPGFAVAAGTQAMLVMILPAPDGGVFTRSLDGLVGGLAALLCTAIVPRNPLRAARAEARRLVAALAETVDALADALRRGDQSASATALERVRGTQPVIDGWTAALDSAIGVARISPFVRRHRAELERQRTMLAALDLATRNLRIVARRTDFLVGDAVPRAALADVVLRFGTGVALLGRAVTEPAVLALARQDLVLLATTLDPQVLLPDARLAEKTLLVILRPLVVDLLTATGASSAEARAALPELA, from the coding sequence GTGGTGGCCGCAGGACCCGCTCGGCGGGATCGGGCGGCCGCGCGGATCCGCGCCCTCGTCCGTGTCGACGACCTCCGGCCCGGCCGGGGCGTCGCGCGCGCCGCGGCGTCGCTGCCCGCGGTGCTGCAGATCGTCCTCGCGGCGATCCTCGCCTACTCCGTCTCGCGCTTCGTCTTCGGCCACCCGGCTCCGGTGCTGTCGCTGACGGCGACCATCTCCAGCCTGGGCATCGCGCGCGACACCCGGCCGAAGCAGGTCGCGGAGACCGCGATCGGGATGCTGATCGGCATCACCGCGAGCGAGGTGCTGCTCCTGCTCTGGGGCACCGGCGTCTGGCAGCTCGCCGTGGTGCTCGCTATCGTCTTCACCGTAGGGCGGGCGCTTTCGCCCTCGCCCGGCTTCGCGGTGGCGGCCGGCACGCAGGCGATGCTGGTGATGATCCTGCCCGCGCCCGACGGGGGAGTGTTCACGCGGAGCCTCGACGGTCTCGTCGGCGGTCTCGCGGCGCTGCTCTGCACCGCAATCGTGCCGCGCAACCCGCTGCGGGCAGCGCGCGCCGAGGCGCGACGGCTGGTGGCGGCGCTCGCCGAGACGGTCGACGCGCTCGCCGACGCGCTCCGCCGGGGCGACCAGTCCGCGTCCGCGACGGCACTCGAGCGCGTCCGCGGCACGCAGCCCGTGATCGACGGCTGGACGGCCGCCCTCGACTCGGCGATCGGTGTCGCGCGGATCTCGCCGTTCGTCCGGCGGCACCGCGCCGAGCTGGAGCGGCAGCGCACGATGCTGGCCGCGCTCGACCTCGCGACCCGCAACCTCCGCATCGTCGCTCGGCGGACGGACTTCCTGGTGGGCGACGCCGTCCCGCGCGCGGCACTCGCGGACGTCGTGCTGCGCTTCGGGACAGGCGTCGCCCTGCTCGGCCGGGCCGTCACCGAGCCCGCGGTGCTCGCCCTCGCGCGTCAGGACCTCGTGCTGCTCGCGACGACCCTCGATCCGCAGGTGCTCCTCCCGGACGCGCGGCTGGCGGAGAAGACGCTGCTGGTCATCCTCCGGCCGCTGGTCGTCGACCTGCTGACGGCCACCGGGGCGAGCTCGGCCGAGGCGAGAGCCGCGCTGCCCGAGCTCGCCTGA
- a CDS encoding hemolysin family protein, translating into MSEYLPGIAWLVVLLIVNAFFVGAEFAVISARRSQIEPRADAGSRAAKTTLWAMEHATLMLATSQLGITVCSLVILNVSEPAIHHLLEIPLGFTALSAEAIGVIAFVAALLLVTFLHVVFGEMVPKNLAFSVPTRAALLLAPPLVLVSRLVKPLIWSLNAVANGILRLVRVEPKDEATSAFTLDEVAAIVRQSTREGVLVDASGTVTAAFEFTTKRVVDVAVPIERLVLLPAAATPADVRRAVAEHGYSRYLLADADGLPGGYLHLKDVSDLDATDAPVPAKRIRRLAAVSAGDELEDALAALRRTGAHLARVVDAEGRTTGVLFLEDIIEELVGEVQDATNA; encoded by the coding sequence ATGAGTGAGTACCTGCCCGGGATCGCCTGGCTGGTGGTCCTGCTGATCGTCAACGCCTTCTTCGTCGGCGCCGAGTTCGCCGTGATCTCGGCCCGCCGCTCCCAGATCGAGCCGAGGGCCGACGCGGGCAGCCGCGCGGCGAAGACCACGCTGTGGGCGATGGAGCACGCCACGCTGATGCTCGCGACGAGCCAGCTCGGCATCACCGTCTGCTCGCTGGTGATCCTCAACGTCTCCGAGCCGGCGATCCACCACCTGCTCGAGATCCCGCTGGGCTTCACAGCGCTCTCCGCCGAGGCGATCGGCGTGATCGCGTTCGTCGCGGCGCTGCTGCTCGTCACCTTCCTGCACGTCGTGTTCGGCGAGATGGTGCCGAAGAACCTCGCGTTCTCGGTGCCGACCCGCGCCGCGCTGCTGCTCGCCCCGCCGCTCGTGCTCGTCTCGCGCCTGGTGAAGCCGCTGATCTGGTCGCTGAACGCGGTCGCGAACGGCATCCTCCGCCTGGTGCGGGTCGAGCCGAAGGACGAGGCGACGAGCGCCTTCACGCTCGACGAGGTCGCGGCGATCGTGCGCCAGTCGACCCGCGAGGGCGTGCTGGTGGACGCCTCCGGCACCGTCACCGCGGCCTTCGAGTTCACGACCAAGCGGGTCGTCGACGTCGCGGTGCCGATCGAGCGGCTGGTGCTGCTGCCCGCCGCGGCGACTCCCGCGGACGTGCGCCGAGCGGTCGCCGAGCACGGCTACTCCCGCTACCTGCTCGCGGACGCCGACGGCCTGCCCGGCGGCTACCTGCACCTCAAGGACGTCTCCGACCTCGACGCGACGGACGCTCCGGTGCCCGCCAAACGGATCCGCCGCCTCGCCGCGGTCTCGGCGGGCGACGAGCTGGAGGACGCGCTCGCCGCGCTCCGCCGCACCGGCGCGCACCTCGCGCGGGTGGTCGACGCCGAGGGTCGCACCACCGGCGTGCTCTTCCTCGAGGACATCATCGAGGAGCTCGTCGGCGAGGTGCAGGACGCCACCAACGCCTGA
- a CDS encoding hemolysin family protein gives MPEWLGIVIGLLLTVGTGLFVASEFALVNLDRNELEERRARGEKRLDPTISALRITSTHLSGAQLGITLTTLLTGYTFEPAISSLLDGPLRSLGVPAEIVPGIGTVVGVVLATVFSMVIGELVPKNFALALPLKTAQVVVPFQILFTTVFKPVILLFNNTANALIRAMGIEPKEELSGARSADELGSLVRRSVLEGTLDRDHADLLHRTLRFSSRSVADVITPRVRMASVALESTAEDVVGLANRTGFSRFPVLGRDSDDIRGVLHVKHAFALEPSLRSTVTAESLMIAPIRVPETARADALLAPLRGSGLAIAVVVDEYGGTAGVVTLEDLVEEIVGELEDEHDRSRAGVIRSGRSATFGGELRPDEVAERLGVLVPEGEDYDTVAGFLASTLGRVPELGDEVAVTGGVLRVDRVAAHRVDRVRFTPAAGGDAADGGDATGVAALRAEGAVHE, from the coding sequence GTGCCTGAATGGCTCGGCATCGTCATCGGCCTCCTCCTCACCGTCGGCACCGGACTCTTCGTCGCGTCCGAGTTCGCGCTGGTCAACCTCGACCGCAACGAGCTCGAGGAGCGCCGCGCCCGTGGCGAGAAGCGCCTCGATCCGACGATCTCCGCCCTGCGGATCACCTCGACCCACCTCTCCGGCGCACAGCTGGGCATCACGCTCACCACGCTGCTGACCGGCTACACCTTCGAGCCGGCGATCAGCTCGCTGCTGGACGGCCCGCTGCGCTCCCTCGGCGTCCCGGCCGAGATCGTGCCCGGCATCGGCACGGTCGTCGGCGTCGTGCTGGCCACCGTCTTCTCGATGGTGATCGGCGAGCTGGTCCCCAAGAACTTCGCGCTGGCGCTGCCGCTGAAGACCGCGCAGGTCGTCGTGCCGTTCCAGATCCTCTTCACCACGGTCTTCAAGCCCGTGATCCTGCTCTTCAACAACACGGCGAACGCCCTGATCCGCGCGATGGGCATCGAGCCGAAGGAGGAGCTCTCGGGAGCCCGGAGCGCCGACGAGCTCGGCTCGCTCGTGCGCCGCTCGGTGCTCGAGGGCACCCTCGACCGCGATCACGCCGACCTGCTGCACCGCACGCTCCGCTTCTCCAGCCGCAGCGTCGCCGACGTCATAACGCCGCGGGTCCGGATGGCCTCCGTCGCGCTCGAGAGCACCGCGGAGGACGTCGTGGGCCTCGCGAACCGCACCGGATTCTCCCGCTTCCCCGTCCTCGGCCGCGACTCCGACGACATCCGCGGCGTCCTGCACGTCAAGCACGCGTTCGCTCTCGAGCCGTCGCTCCGCTCGACGGTCACCGCCGAGTCGCTGATGATCGCACCGATCCGCGTGCCGGAGACCGCTCGCGCCGACGCCCTGCTCGCTCCCCTGCGCGGCAGCGGCCTCGCCATCGCGGTCGTCGTCGACGAGTACGGCGGGACCGCGGGAGTCGTGACCCTCGAGGACCTGGTCGAGGAGATCGTCGGCGAGCTGGAGGACGAGCACGACCGCAGCCGGGCCGGCGTCATCCGCTCGGGCCGCTCGGCGACCTTCGGCGGCGAGCTGCGCCCGGACGAGGTCGCGGAGCGCCTCGGCGTCCTCGTGCCCGAGGGCGAGGACTACGACACGGTCGCGGGCTTCCTCGCCTCGACCCTCGGCCGCGTGCCCGAGCTCGGCGACGAGGTCGCCGTGACGGGCGGCGTGCTGCGGGTCGACCGGGTCGCCGCGCACCGCGTCGACCGCGTCCGCTTCACCCCGGCCGCCGGCGGAGACGCTGCCGACGGAGGCGATGCCACCGGTGTCGCCGCGCTCCGAGCCGAGGGGGCCGTCCATGAGTGA
- a CDS encoding class I SAM-dependent methyltransferase — protein MPIGAVTRGTTGTNRLRRVDRRLAELPVLRSTAEPIVVDLGFGASAVTTLELHRRLVRTAPGVDVVGFEIEPARVETARRQLDRVREGGTAFPADARVRFERGGFEVPLAGRQRASVIRAFNVLRQYDESAVAEAWHTMTDRLTPDGVLVEGTCDEIGRICTWIEIGREGPRSLTLSLRLGAVPSPMIAAERLPKALIHRNVAGEPVHAFLLALERAWLHAAPLAVYGPTQRWIASVASLRGEWPILGGPRRWRLGEVTIAWDAVAPHDATPSL, from the coding sequence ATGCCGATCGGAGCCGTCACCCGCGGCACGACGGGCACCAACCGCCTCCGCCGGGTCGACCGCCGCCTGGCCGAGCTGCCGGTGCTGCGCTCGACCGCGGAGCCGATCGTGGTCGATCTCGGCTTCGGTGCGAGCGCCGTCACGACCCTCGAGCTGCACCGCCGCCTGGTCCGCACGGCGCCCGGCGTCGACGTGGTCGGCTTCGAGATCGAGCCGGCCCGCGTCGAGACGGCGCGACGGCAGCTCGATCGCGTCCGCGAGGGCGGGACCGCCTTCCCCGCCGACGCCCGGGTGCGCTTCGAGCGCGGCGGCTTCGAGGTCCCCCTGGCCGGGCGGCAGCGGGCGAGCGTGATCCGCGCCTTCAACGTCCTCCGGCAGTACGACGAGTCGGCGGTCGCCGAGGCGTGGCACACGATGACCGACCGGCTGACCCCGGACGGCGTCCTGGTGGAGGGGACCTGCGACGAGATCGGCCGGATCTGCACCTGGATCGAGATCGGGCGCGAGGGTCCCCGCTCCCTCACCCTGTCGCTCCGGCTCGGCGCCGTGCCCTCGCCGATGATCGCGGCCGAGCGGCTGCCGAAGGCGCTGATCCACCGCAACGTCGCGGGCGAGCCGGTGCACGCTTTCCTGCTCGCGCTCGAGCGGGCCTGGCTGCACGCCGCCCCGCTCGCCGTGTACGGGCCGACGCAGCGCTGGATCGCCTCCGTCGCGTCGCTGCGGGGCGAGTGGCCGATCCTCGGCGGACCGCGACGCTGGCGGCTGGGCGAGGTGACCATCGCCTGGGACGCGGTGGCTCCGCACGACGCGACCCCGTCACTGTGA
- a CDS encoding phosphoglyceromutase, producing MSETYTLILVRHGNSEWNQKNLFTGWVDVRLTEQGVAEATRAGELLTEAGLHPDVVYTSRQTRAIQTANIALEKADRLWIDVKRSWRLNERHYGALQGKDKAQTLAEYGPEQFMTWRRSFDVPPPPIDDEDQYSQAHDERYADLGDDLPRTESLKLVIERMLPYWESDIKPDLASGKTVMITAHGNSLRALVKTLDGISDSDIAELNIPTGIPLVYTLDENFEPIGEARYLDPEAAAAGAAAVAAQGAKK from the coding sequence ATGTCCGAGACCTACACCCTCATCCTCGTGCGCCACGGCAACAGCGAGTGGAACCAGAAGAATCTGTTCACCGGCTGGGTCGACGTGCGGCTCACCGAGCAGGGCGTCGCGGAGGCGACCCGCGCCGGCGAGCTGCTGACCGAGGCGGGGCTGCACCCCGACGTCGTCTACACCTCGCGCCAGACCCGCGCGATCCAGACCGCGAACATCGCGCTCGAGAAGGCCGATCGCCTGTGGATCGACGTGAAGCGCTCCTGGCGCCTCAACGAGCGCCACTACGGCGCGCTGCAGGGCAAGGACAAGGCGCAGACCCTGGCCGAGTACGGTCCCGAGCAGTTCATGACCTGGCGCCGCTCGTTCGACGTGCCGCCGCCCCCCATCGACGACGAGGACCAGTACTCGCAGGCGCACGACGAGCGCTACGCCGACCTCGGCGACGACCTGCCCCGCACCGAGTCGCTCAAGCTCGTGATCGAGCGGATGCTGCCGTACTGGGAGTCGGACATCAAGCCGGACCTCGCCTCGGGCAAGACCGTCATGATCACCGCGCACGGCAACTCGCTGCGTGCGCTGGTGAAGACGCTCGACGGCATCTCGGACTCGGACATCGCCGAGCTCAACATCCCGACCGGCATCCCCCTCGTCTACACCCTCGACGAGAACTTCGAGCCGATCGGCGAGGCCCGCTACCTCGACCCGGAGGCCGCCGCCGCCGGCGCCGCCGCCGTCGCCGCCCAGGGCGCGAAGAAGTAG